From Amycolatopsis sp. YIM 10, the proteins below share one genomic window:
- a CDS encoding type II CAAX endopeptidase family protein, with protein sequence MATKRTRPQSRPLVVFFALAFLIGWGALASLIAFGDLMEPVFGPPSGTHPVFVLAVYSPEFAALYVIWRKAGLRDVRDHLRRLTLWRMPAGWWWLLLLAMPAGKYLSALLNGTAGEFPFSPWHLVLLALIPALLLGPIEELGWRGYAQPMLQRRFNPLVTSLILGFFWGLWHLPAFLLSGTPQSAWSFGPFMLGAFALSIIMTPLFNVSGGSILVPALFHFQANLPVYPDGQPWENYVFALVAVVLVIWKRDHFLSRDGAVTDVVLRPRRPLAPGRGW encoded by the coding sequence ATGGCGACCAAGAGGACACGCCCGCAGAGCCGCCCACTCGTCGTGTTCTTCGCACTGGCCTTCCTGATCGGCTGGGGAGCGCTGGCGTCCCTGATCGCGTTCGGCGACCTCATGGAGCCGGTCTTCGGGCCTCCGTCCGGCACACACCCGGTGTTCGTCCTGGCCGTGTACTCGCCCGAGTTCGCGGCGCTCTACGTCATCTGGCGCAAAGCTGGCCTGCGCGATGTCCGGGACCACCTGCGCCGCCTGACCCTGTGGCGGATGCCCGCCGGGTGGTGGTGGCTCCTGCTGCTCGCCATGCCCGCGGGCAAGTACCTGAGCGCGTTGCTGAACGGGACGGCGGGCGAGTTCCCCTTCTCGCCGTGGCACCTGGTCCTGCTCGCGCTGATCCCGGCGCTCCTGCTCGGGCCGATCGAGGAACTCGGCTGGCGCGGTTACGCCCAGCCGATGCTGCAACGCCGGTTCAACCCCCTGGTCACCAGCCTGATCCTAGGATTCTTCTGGGGGCTGTGGCACCTGCCCGCGTTCCTGCTGAGCGGCACCCCGCAGAGCGCGTGGTCCTTCGGCCCCTTCATGCTCGGTGCGTTCGCCCTGTCGATCATCATGACGCCCCTGTTCAACGTCTCCGGCGGCAGCATCCTCGTTCCCGCCCTGTTCCACTTCCAGGCCAACCTCCCCGTCTATCCCGACGGGCAGCCTTGGGAGAACTACGTGTTCGCTCTCGTGGCGGTTGTTCTGGTGATCTGGAAGCGGGACCACTTCCTCTCCCGCGACGGCGCCGTCACCGACGTCGTCCTCCGGCCCCGCCGGCCTCTCGCGCCCGGGCGCGGCTGGTAA
- a CDS encoding helix-turn-helix domain-containing protein has product MATEGAPLDVIAASLKRERERAGLTLTDLARLAGIAKSTLSQLESATGNPSVETLWALGKALDVPFSRLVEPPVPRVHVIRSGEGITVASEEADYLATLLASCPPHARRDIYLIRAEPGSVRRSDAHRAGIIEHVVVCHGRALVGMADEPIEVGPGDYVAYPGDEAHVFEALDPGTTVVMLSEHT; this is encoded by the coding sequence ATGGCCACCGAAGGCGCCCCGCTCGACGTGATCGCCGCCTCGCTGAAACGGGAACGCGAACGCGCCGGGCTGACCCTGACCGACCTGGCCCGGCTGGCCGGCATCGCCAAGTCCACGCTCTCGCAGCTGGAGTCGGCCACCGGCAACCCGAGCGTGGAAACGCTCTGGGCCCTGGGCAAGGCGCTCGACGTGCCGTTCTCCCGGCTGGTCGAACCGCCGGTGCCCCGGGTCCACGTGATCCGGTCCGGCGAGGGCATCACGGTGGCCTCCGAGGAGGCCGACTACCTGGCCACCCTGCTGGCGTCGTGCCCGCCGCACGCGCGCCGCGACATCTACCTGATCCGCGCCGAGCCGGGCAGCGTGCGCCGGTCGGACGCGCACCGCGCCGGGATCATCGAGCACGTGGTCGTCTGCCACGGCCGCGCGCTGGTCGGCATGGCCGATGAGCCGATCGAGGTGGGCCCGGGTGACTACGTCGCCTACCCCGGCGACGAGGCCCACGTGTTCGAGGCACTGGACCCGGGCACCACCGTCGTCATGCTCTCCGAGCACACCTGA
- a CDS encoding AzlC family ABC transporter permease, with the protein MRSIQRTLGRELMRDIALVCLADGIVGISYGAIAVSSGFDVWVPMLLSVVVFAGASQFLFIGLVASGGNPIAAVVAGLLVNARHLPFGFAVGDVFGRSWVRRLVGSHLMIDETVAFALAQEDRRRRRAAYWACGISLFVVWNVSVVIGAFAGTAVSDTDAFGLDAAFPAVLLALVLPSLKDRGVRNAALAGAVLAVAATPFLPAGLPVLLALLGVPLVLAARTDEEKDKKSEVAA; encoded by the coding sequence ATGCGTTCGATACAGCGAACCCTGGGCCGGGAACTGATGCGCGACATCGCGCTGGTCTGCCTCGCCGACGGCATCGTCGGCATTTCGTACGGAGCCATCGCGGTGAGCTCCGGCTTCGACGTCTGGGTGCCGATGCTGCTTTCGGTGGTCGTGTTCGCGGGGGCTTCGCAGTTCCTGTTCATCGGCCTGGTCGCCAGCGGCGGCAACCCGATCGCCGCGGTGGTGGCCGGCCTGCTGGTCAACGCGCGGCACCTCCCGTTCGGCTTCGCGGTCGGGGACGTGTTCGGCAGGAGCTGGGTGCGGCGGCTGGTCGGCAGCCACCTGATGATCGACGAGACGGTCGCGTTCGCGCTCGCCCAGGAAGACCGGCGCCGCCGTCGCGCGGCCTACTGGGCCTGCGGGATCAGCCTGTTCGTGGTGTGGAACGTGAGCGTGGTGATCGGCGCGTTCGCCGGGACCGCGGTCAGCGACACCGACGCGTTCGGCCTGGACGCGGCGTTCCCGGCGGTGCTGCTCGCGCTGGTGCTGCCGTCGCTGAAGGACCGGGGAGTGCGCAACGCGGCACTGGCCGGTGCCGTGCTCGCGGTGGCCGCCACCCCGTTCCTGCCCGCCGGGCTGCCGGTGCTGCTGGCCCTGCTCGGCGTGCCGCTGGTGCTGGCGGCACGCACGGACGAGGAGAAGGACAAGAAGAGCGAGGTGGCCGCGTGA
- a CDS encoding AzlD domain-containing protein yields the protein MSLIVCAVVLGAGTFAFRFAGPALRAKVELNARAEKLMAAAAVVLLAALVATSALIEGTEFAGFARPAGVLVGGVLAWRKAPFVVVVLAAAATAAGLRLLGVP from the coding sequence ATGTCGCTGATCGTCTGCGCCGTCGTGCTGGGCGCGGGCACCTTCGCCTTCCGGTTCGCCGGTCCGGCGCTGCGGGCGAAGGTGGAGTTGAACGCGCGGGCCGAGAAGCTGATGGCCGCCGCCGCGGTGGTCCTGCTCGCCGCGCTGGTGGCGACCTCCGCCCTGATCGAGGGCACCGAGTTCGCCGGCTTCGCCCGGCCCGCCGGGGTGCTGGTGGGCGGGGTGCTGGCGTGGCGGAAGGCCCCGTTCGTGGTCGTGGTGCTCGCCGCGGCCGCCACCGCGGCCGGGCTGCGCTTGCTCGGCGTGCCCTGA
- the pdxT gene encoding pyridoxal 5'-phosphate synthase glutaminase subunit PdxT, whose protein sequence is MSKARPVVGVLALQGDVAEHLAMTERAGATAVPVRRAAELSEVDGLVLPGGESTTMSRLLETFELLEPLRERLRAGLPAFGSCAGMILLARQALDGRPDQHQLDALDIVVRRNAFGRQVDSFEEDLEFTGVDGPALHAVFIRAPWVEKAGQDVEVLARVPEDPSRADAAARIVAVRQGMVLATAFHPELTGDERVHRLFVRIVRGQA, encoded by the coding sequence GTGTCGAAGGCGCGGCCGGTGGTCGGCGTGCTCGCCCTGCAGGGCGACGTGGCCGAGCACCTGGCGATGACCGAGCGGGCCGGTGCCACCGCGGTGCCGGTGCGCCGCGCGGCCGAATTGTCCGAAGTGGACGGCTTGGTGCTGCCCGGCGGCGAGTCCACCACGATGTCCCGGCTGCTGGAGACCTTCGAGCTGCTCGAGCCGCTGCGCGAGCGCCTGCGCGCGGGCCTGCCCGCGTTCGGCTCGTGCGCCGGGATGATCCTGCTCGCCCGCCAGGCCCTCGACGGCCGCCCCGACCAGCACCAGCTCGACGCGCTGGACATCGTGGTGCGCCGCAACGCCTTCGGCAGGCAGGTCGACTCCTTCGAGGAGGACCTCGAGTTCACCGGGGTCGACGGACCCGCACTGCACGCGGTGTTCATCCGCGCGCCGTGGGTGGAGAAGGCAGGCCAGGACGTCGAAGTGCTGGCGAGGGTGCCGGAAGATCCCAGCCGGGCGGACGCGGCCGCTAGGATCGTCGCGGTCAGGCAGGGGATGGTGCTCGCCACGGCCTTCCACCCGGAACTCACGGGTGACGAGCGCGTGCACCGGCTGTTCGTGCGAATCGTGCGTGGGCAGGCATAA
- a CDS encoding YebC/PmpR family DNA-binding transcriptional regulator, whose product MSGHSKWATTKHKKAALDAKRGKLFARLIKNIEVAARTGGGDPDGNPTLFDAIQKAKKNSVPQDNIERARKRGAGEEAGGADWQTIMYEGYGPNGVAVLIECLTDNKNRAASEVRTALTRNNGSLADPGSVAYLFNRKGVVLLPKADAGEDDVLMAVLDAGAEEVNDLGESFEIVSEATDLVSVRKALQEAGFDYESAEASFVPSVNVPLEADGARKVFRLIDALEDCDDVQNVWANFDVSDEVLAEVG is encoded by the coding sequence ATGAGCGGCCACTCCAAGTGGGCCACCACCAAGCACAAGAAGGCCGCCCTCGACGCGAAGCGTGGCAAGCTATTCGCGAGGCTGATCAAGAACATCGAGGTCGCCGCGCGGACCGGCGGGGGCGACCCGGACGGCAATCCGACGCTGTTCGACGCGATCCAGAAGGCGAAGAAGAACTCCGTCCCGCAGGACAACATCGAGCGCGCGCGCAAGCGCGGCGCCGGTGAGGAAGCGGGCGGCGCCGACTGGCAGACGATCATGTACGAGGGCTACGGGCCGAACGGCGTCGCCGTGCTCATCGAGTGCCTCACCGACAACAAGAACCGCGCCGCCAGCGAGGTGCGCACGGCGCTGACCCGGAACAACGGCTCGCTGGCCGACCCGGGTTCGGTGGCGTACCTGTTCAACCGCAAGGGCGTGGTGCTGCTGCCGAAGGCCGACGCGGGTGAGGACGACGTGCTGATGGCCGTGCTCGACGCGGGTGCCGAGGAGGTCAACGACCTCGGTGAGAGCTTCGAGATCGTCTCCGAGGCCACCGACCTGGTCTCGGTCCGGAAAGCCTTGCAGGAAGCCGGTTTCGACTACGAGTCGGCGGAGGCCAGCTTCGTGCCCTCGGTCAACGTGCCGCTCGAAGCCGATGGCGCGCGCAAGGTCTTCCGGCTGATCGACGCGCTCGAGGACTGCGACGACGTGCAGAACGTGTGGGCCAATTTCGACGTCTCGGACGAGGTTCTCGCTGAAGTCGGCTAG
- a CDS encoding DUF4262 domain-containing protein, with translation MSAVTTEALAPEEQALQDWIVAEGERRGNAVIQVPADDEGAGYCFTVCAWAMHQVPEAVVIGLPEHVGPVLLDAYVDRAAAGERFEFGKLYHDFFDGVPVTFERVALGHYAEYFGSAFLIYPDGDFPAVQIIVPTPDGKWPWQADAPEGFMTWQHVLTESGDPESWTPGVDGP, from the coding sequence ATGTCCGCCGTGACGACCGAGGCCCTCGCCCCAGAAGAACAGGCTCTGCAGGACTGGATCGTCGCCGAGGGCGAACGCCGCGGCAACGCGGTGATCCAGGTCCCCGCCGACGACGAGGGCGCCGGCTACTGCTTCACCGTGTGCGCCTGGGCGATGCACCAGGTGCCCGAGGCGGTGGTGATCGGTCTTCCCGAGCACGTCGGCCCGGTGCTGCTCGACGCCTACGTCGACCGTGCCGCCGCCGGCGAGCGGTTCGAGTTCGGCAAGCTGTACCACGACTTCTTCGACGGCGTCCCGGTCACCTTCGAGCGGGTGGCGCTCGGGCACTACGCCGAGTACTTCGGCAGCGCCTTCCTGATCTATCCCGACGGCGATTTCCCGGCCGTGCAGATCATCGTGCCCACCCCCGACGGGAAGTGGCCGTGGCAGGCCGACGCGCCCGAGGGATTCATGACCTGGCAGCACGTGCTCACCGAAAGCGGTGACCCGGAGAGCTGGACTCCCGGGGTCGACGGACCCTGA
- the ruvC gene encoding crossover junction endodeoxyribonuclease RuvC, whose protein sequence is MRVLGVDPGLTRCGLGVVDGGAGRTVSCVAVDVVRTPPDADLASRLLAVADAVETWFDTYRPEAVAIERVFSQHNVRTAMGTAQAGGVVALGAARRGLPVHFHTPSEVKAAVTGSGRADKAQVTGMVTKLLGLAQAPKPADAADALALAICHLWREPMRARLAAAEARAAELAKVHRARLAEAAKKNARAGR, encoded by the coding sequence GTGCGTGTGCTCGGTGTGGACCCCGGCCTGACCCGCTGCGGTCTCGGCGTGGTGGACGGGGGTGCCGGGCGCACGGTCAGCTGCGTCGCGGTCGACGTGGTGCGCACCCCGCCCGACGCGGACCTGGCGAGCAGGCTGCTCGCGGTGGCGGACGCGGTGGAGACCTGGTTCGACACCTACCGGCCCGAGGCGGTCGCCATCGAGCGCGTGTTCAGCCAGCACAACGTGCGCACCGCGATGGGCACCGCGCAGGCCGGGGGAGTGGTGGCGCTCGGTGCCGCGCGGCGCGGGCTGCCGGTGCACTTCCACACCCCGAGCGAGGTCAAGGCCGCGGTCACCGGCTCGGGGCGGGCGGACAAGGCCCAGGTCACCGGCATGGTGACCAAGCTGCTCGGGCTGGCGCAGGCGCCGAAGCCCGCCGACGCGGCGGACGCGCTCGCGCTGGCCATCTGCCACCTCTGGCGGGAGCCGATGCGGGCCAGGCTCGCCGCGGCCGAGGCGCGGGCGGCCGAACTGGCGAAGGTCCACCGCGCCCGGCTGGCCGAGGCGGCGAAGAAGAATGCGAGGGCGGGACGATGA
- the ruvA gene encoding Holliday junction branch migration protein RuvA, which translates to MISSVHGEVLSVGLDHAVVEVGGVGFAVQATPSTLATLRRGEQIRLHTSLVVREDSLTLFGFADADARELFVLLQTVSGIGPRLALAALAVLDPDKLRSALADGDINVLTQVPGIGKKGAERLSLELRDKVVAVPGTADAVPVAGGAVRGEVVEALVGLGFAAKQAEQAVDRVLGEAGDEKATTSQVLRSALTTLGRKR; encoded by the coding sequence ATGATCTCTTCGGTGCACGGGGAAGTGCTCTCCGTCGGACTCGACCACGCGGTGGTCGAAGTGGGCGGTGTCGGGTTCGCGGTGCAGGCCACGCCGAGCACGCTGGCCACGCTGCGCCGCGGTGAGCAGATCCGGCTGCACACTTCGCTGGTGGTCCGCGAGGATTCGCTGACGCTGTTCGGCTTCGCCGATGCCGACGCGCGCGAACTGTTCGTACTGCTGCAGACGGTGTCCGGCATCGGCCCGCGCCTGGCGCTGGCCGCGCTCGCCGTGCTCGACCCGGACAAGCTGCGCTCCGCGCTCGCCGACGGCGACATCAACGTGCTCACCCAGGTCCCCGGCATCGGCAAGAAGGGCGCCGAACGGCTCAGCCTGGAACTGCGGGACAAGGTGGTCGCGGTGCCCGGCACAGCCGACGCGGTGCCGGTGGCCGGTGGCGCCGTGCGTGGTGAGGTGGTCGAGGCGCTGGTGGGTCTCGGGTTCGCGGCGAAGCAGGCCGAGCAGGCCGTCGATCGGGTGCTCGGTGAAGCCGGTGACGAGAAGGCGACCACGTCACAGGTGCTGCGCTCGGCGCTGACCACCCTGGGCCGCAAGCGGTAG
- the ruvB gene encoding Holliday junction branch migration DNA helicase RuvB, translated as MTEQPDFAEAEAHAALSAFAQNGDRDVETTLRPRKLADFVGQPRVREQLELVLESARRRGVPPDHVLLSGPPGLGKTSMSMIIAAELDAAIRITSGPALERAGDLAAMLSNLTEGDVLFIDEIHRIARPAEEMLYLAMEDFRVDVVVGKGPGATSIPLEIAPFTLVGATTRSGALTGPLRDRFGFTGHMEFYSADELSQVLRRSATILGITLDADGEAEIAGRSRGTPRIANRLLRRVRDYAEVRSDGRVTLEVARAALEVYDVDELGLDRLDRAVLTALVKSFHGGPVGVATLAVAVGEESTTVEEVCEPYLVRAGMLARTPRGRVATPAAWEHLGLRPPTEVPWETGRFDQGNPGLFG; from the coding sequence GTGACCGAGCAACCGGACTTCGCCGAGGCCGAGGCCCACGCAGCGCTCTCGGCCTTCGCCCAGAACGGCGACCGGGACGTGGAAACCACGCTCCGGCCGCGGAAGCTGGCTGACTTTGTCGGCCAGCCGCGGGTCCGCGAGCAGCTGGAACTGGTGCTGGAGAGCGCCCGGCGGCGCGGTGTCCCGCCGGATCACGTGCTCCTGTCCGGGCCGCCGGGGCTCGGCAAGACCAGCATGTCGATGATCATCGCGGCCGAGCTGGACGCCGCCATCCGGATCACCTCGGGGCCCGCGCTGGAGCGGGCGGGCGACCTGGCCGCGATGCTGTCCAACCTCACCGAGGGCGACGTGCTGTTCATCGACGAGATCCACCGCATCGCCCGGCCCGCGGAGGAGATGCTCTACCTGGCGATGGAGGACTTCCGGGTGGACGTGGTGGTCGGCAAGGGGCCGGGCGCGACCAGCATCCCGCTGGAGATCGCGCCGTTCACCCTGGTCGGCGCGACCACCCGGTCCGGTGCGCTGACCGGCCCGCTGCGCGACCGCTTCGGCTTCACCGGGCACATGGAGTTCTACAGCGCCGACGAGCTTTCGCAGGTGCTGCGGCGGTCGGCCACCATTCTCGGCATCACCCTGGACGCCGACGGGGAGGCCGAGATCGCCGGCCGGTCCCGCGGCACACCCCGGATCGCCAACAGGCTGTTGCGCCGGGTCCGCGACTACGCCGAGGTCCGCTCGGACGGCCGCGTCACGCTCGAAGTGGCCCGCGCCGCGCTCGAGGTCTACGACGTGGACGAGCTCGGGCTCGACCGGCTCGACCGCGCGGTGCTGACCGCGCTGGTCAAATCCTTCCACGGCGGCCCGGTCGGCGTGGCCACGCTGGCGGTCGCGGTCGGCGAGGAGTCGACCACGGTGGAAGAGGTGTGCGAGCCCTACCTGGTCCGCGCGGGTATGCTCGCCCGAACCCCCCGTGGCCGGGTCGCTACCCCGGCGGCGTGGGAGCACCTCGGGTTACGGCCACCGACCGAGGTGCCATGGGAGACCGGACGGTTCGACCAGGGCAACCCTGGTCTGTTCGGGTAA